The sequence GCCACTGGTCGACGCCGTGCACGCGCTGGGCATGAAGTTCGGCCTCTGGGTCGAGCCCGAGATGGTCAACCCGGACAGCGACCTGTACCGCGCCCACCCGGACTGGGTCCTCCACCAGCCGCACCGGCGGCGCTCGGAACTGCGCCACCAGCTCGTTCTCGACTTCGCGCGGCCGGACGTCGCCGCGTGGGCGCACGGCTGGCTCGACCGGCTCGTCGGTGACCACGGCGTCGACTTCCTCAAGTGGGACATGAACCGCCCGTTCAGCGAAGCGGGCCAGGACCGCGTGTGGGTCGAGCACACCCGGGCCGTGTACGCGATCCTCGACCGCCTCCGGGAAGACCACCCCCACCTTCGCATCGAGGCGTGCAGCGGTGGTGGCGGCCGGCTCGACCTCGGCGTGCTCGCCCGCACCGACCAGGTCTGGCCGTCCGACAACACCGACGCCCTCGACCGGCTCCGCATCCAGCACGGCTACAGCCAGCTCTACCCGGCCCGCGCGATGTCGGCGTGGGTCACCGACAACCCCGGCTTCGTCACCGGCCGCTCGGTGCCGCTGCGCTTCCGGTTCCACGTCGCCATGGCCGGCGTGCTCGGTCTCGGCGGCGACATCGCGCGCTGGCCGGAGGCCGACCTCGCGTTCGCCCGGGAGATGATCGCGCGCTACCGCGAGATCCGGCCCGTTGTGCAGCACGGCGCGTTGTACCGGCTCCGGCCGCCGGTCGACGACGGGCTCGTCGCGCTCCAGTACGTCCTCGGCGACCGGTCGGTCGTCTTCGCCTACCGGCAGGCCGCGCACTTCGCCGAGCCGGACCGGCCGCTGCGGCTCGACGGACTCGATTCCGCTGAGCGGTACCTCGATCCGGATTCCGGGACCACGCACAGCGGCGCCGTACTGCTCGCCCACGGACTCCGCCTCGGCCTCCCGACCGGCGACTTCGCGAGCACGGTCGTCCGGTTGGAGCGAATTCCGCGCTAGAGATCGGATCTCTGGGCCACTCTTCGACGGTTTCACGGCCGATGACCGCTTGACAGCCCGTCAGACGTCAGATCAAATGCGTCATACATCACATCTGGTGGAGGGCTCGATGAGAACGACATTGGCGCTCGGCGCGGCGGCGCTCCTGGCGGTGAGCGCGTGCTCGGTCGGGTCGAACACCGGCAGCGGCACCGAAATCACCTTCCTGACCTTCGAAACCCCGAACCTCACCCCGGCCTACTGGGACGCCGCCATCAAGCGCGTCACGGACAAGAACCCGGGCGTGAAGGTCAAGAAGCTCGTCGCCCCGACCGCCGACGGCCGGACGTCGTACGCGAAGCAGCTCCTGCAGTCCGGTCAGTTCCCGGACGTGCTGATCGCCGTCGACTCGGCCGGTTTCGCCGAAGCCGGCAACCTCTACGCCTGGACGCCGGAGGAGCTCAAGGACTTCCAGTTCCCCGAAGCCAACCCGGTCAACGGGAAGCACTACCAGCTGCCGGCGAACACCCAGACCATCCCGCCGATCTACTACAACAAGAAGATGTTCGCCGACGCCGGCATCGCCGCGCCGCCGAAGACGTGGGACGAGCTCGTCGCCGACGCGGGAAAGCTGAAGGACAAGGGTTTCCCGCCGTTCACCATCGGCGGCGGCAAGGACGGCTTCCCGTCGTCGATGATCCTCTCCGGCCTGGTCTCCACCGAGGTCTACAACGCGATGCCGGACTGGCTGACCCAGCGCCGCCACGACCAGGTCAAGTTCACCGATCCCGCGTTCCAGCACGCCTTCGCGAAGCTCGCCGACCTCGCCGCGAAGGGGTACGTGGACAAGACCAGCGTGTCCCGCGACTACGCGGCGACCGAGCAGGCCTTCCTCGACGGCAAGAGCGCGATGTACCCGATGGGCAACTGGTTCGCCGCGAACGCCGACTCCAAGAAGCACGACTTCGAAGTGGGCGTTTTCGACTTCCCCACCGAGGACGGCAAGCTCGTCGTCCCGGCCTACACCGGCGGCGGCATGATCGTGAACGCGAAGGCCGCGAACCTCGACGCCGCCAAGAAGTTCGCCCTCGGGTTCCAGCTGGACAAGGACCAGCTCGACGCGTCGGTCAAGGCCGACGGCCTGTTCCCGGCCATCAAGGGCTACACCCCGCCGGCCGACGTCGGGCCGACGTTCAAGGCCGGCTACGACCTGTACACCCGAGCCGTGCGGCAGAACGCCGTGGTGTCCGCGTTCCGCTGGGAGACCGCCGACGACGGGCTGCTGCCCGGCATGAAGGACAAGGTCGACCAGGCCGCCCAGGACGTCATCACCGGCCGCAAGTCCGTGGCCGACGCGTGCGCGTTCCTGGACGCCGAGTGGGCGAAGGCGGGCTGACTTGGCCACCCGCAAGCCGGTCCTGCCGCGGCTCGGGCACTTCGCGTCGTTCGGCGCTCCGGGAGTGCTCGTCTACCTGTGCTTCGTGCTGGCCCCGATCCTGATCAGCTTCGGGTACAGCCTGACGAACTACAACCCGTTCAACCCGCCGGTGAAGTTCACCGGGCTGGACAACTACCGGCTGCTCTTCACCGACGAGCAGTTCCTCACCGCACTGAAGGTGACCACGATCCTGACGCTGATCGTGGTCGTCGTGCCCAACGTCCTCGGCCTCGGCGTCGCCCTGCTGCTGGACCGGAAAGGCTGGCTGTACAACGCGTTGCGGAGTGTGTTCTTCACGCCGGTGATCCTCAGCTCGGTCGTCGTCTCGATCGTCTGGTCGCGGCTGCTCGACGACGAAGGACCGCTCAACAGCCTGTTGCGGGCGCTGGGGGTCGAGCACCCGCCGGGCTGGCTGTCCGACCCCGGCCTGGCGCTCTACTCGGTCGCCACGATCGTGTGCTGGCAGATGCTCGGGTTCTGCGTCGTCGTCTACCTGGCCGGGCTGCAAGGCGTGCCGGCGGAACTGCTGGAAGCCGCGGAGATCGACGGCGCCGGGCCGCTGCGCCGGTTCCGCGCGGTCACCTGGCCGCTGCTCGCGCCGTCGCTGACGATCAACACGGTGGTGCTGCTCATCTCCGCGTTCAAGACCTACGACTACGTGAAGGTGATCACCAACGGCGGCCCGGGTTCCGGCGCCACCGCGACGATCGCGTTCGACGTGCTGCAGACCGGCTTCGACGCCAACCACGTCGGCTACGCGTCCGCGATGGCCGTGCTGATGCTGGTGATCGTCGCGGTCGTGACGACGGTCGTGCTGAACTTCCTCCGCCGCCGGGAGGTGGACCTGTGACCCGGCCCGCGGTCGCCGTGGTCGTCAGCGCGGTGTTCTTCGTGCCGCTGTACCTGGTGCTGGCCAACGTCTTCAAGCGCGGCGACCTGATCGCGAAGGAACCGGCGGCCCCGCCGCTGCCGCCGACGCTGGCCAACGTCCACGCGGTGCTGACCCGCCCGGACGGGCTGTTCTGGGTCAGCCTGACCAACAGCGTCGTGGTCACCCTGTCGTCGATCCTGGTCCTGACGGTGCTTTCGGCGATGCTCGGCCACTACCTGGCGCGCTCGGCCAAGCGGTGGACGAAGGTGCTGACGCTGGTGCTGCTGGCCGGGCTGATGATCCCGCCGCAGGTCATCCTGATCCCGATCACGGACGTCCTGCGCGTCACGCACCTGATGGCGACGCTGCCGGGGCTGATCCTGTTCAACGTCGGCTACTACGTGCCGTTCGGGGTGTTCGTGTTCTCGGGCTTCATCCGCGGCGTGCCGGTGGAGCTGGAGGAAGCGGCCCTGCTCGACGGCGCGAGCCGGCTGCAGGTGTTCTGGCGCGTGGTGTTCCCGCTGCTGCGCCCGGCGACGGCGTCGGTGCTGATCTTCCTCGGCGTGTGGATCTGGAACGACTTCATCGACCCGCTGATCATCCTCGGGCCGAGCCAGGGCACGACGATCACCACCGGCATCTACCGCTCGATCGGCCAGTACCAGGCGGACCTGGGCAGCGTGTTCGCCCTGATGTTCCTGGCGACGCTGCCGGTGCTGATCTTCTACCTGGCGCTGCAGAAGCAGTTCGTGAAGGGCCTGACCGGCGGCGCGACGAAGGGCTGAAGCGGCACTTTCACGTGAAAGTGCCGCTTCTTCACAGGACTTTCACCATGGTGTCGGACTGCGCCGAGCCCGCGCCGGTGACTTCGTAGCCCACCGCGAGGTACAGCCGCTGCGCGAAGTTCTCGCGCTCGACGCTGAGGCTGATCCGCGCGATGCCGGCCTCCTTCGCGCGGGCCTCGACGGCGTGCAGCAACGCGCGCCCGACGCCGCGGCCGCGCCAGGCCGCCGCCACGCCGATGGTCAGCTCGGGGACGTCGGCGGCCACGAAGCCGTACCCCAGCTCACCCGGCGGGAAAAAGCGCAGCCACGCGGCGCCGACCCGCTCGGTATCCGCTTCGGCGACCACGCCCAGGTCGGTCTCCCGCGGCCAGCCGGCGATGTAGTGCGCGGTGTCCGGGGCCGCGAGCACGCGCCGTCGGCTCTTCGGCCGCCACCGCGGTGACCAGTTGACCGCGGCCACCAGCATGTCGGCCAAGAAGTCGCCGTCGTCGGCGGTGGCCGGGCGGAGCTTCACCGCTCGCGGACCTGCCCGCCCTCGACCTCGAGACGCCGCGTGACGTGCACGGCGTCCAGCATCCGGCGGTCGTGCGTCACCAGCAGCAGCGTCCCCGGGTACTGGTCGAGCGCCGACTCCAGCTGCTCGATCGCGGGCAGGTCGAGGTGGTTCGTCGGCTCGTCGAGCACCAGCAGGTTGACGCCGCGGGCCTGCAGCAGCGCCAGCGCCGCCCGCGTCCGCTCCCCCGGCGAAAGCGTCGCCGCCGACCGCAGCACGTGCGCGGCCTTGAGCCCGAACTTCGCCAGCAGCGTGCGGACCTCGGCGTCGGCCAGCTCCGGGACCTCGCGCGCGAACGCGTCGGCGAGCGGGACGTCGCCGAGGAACAGCCGCCGGGCCTGGTCGACCTCGCCGACCACGACGCCCGCGCCGAGCGCGGCGTTCCCCTCGTCGAGCGGGACCCGGCCGAGCAGCGCGGCCAGCAGCGTCGACTTGCCCGCGCCGTTCGCACCGGTGATGGCGACCTTGTCCGCCCAGTCGATCTGCAGGTCGACCGGCCCGAGCGTGAAGCCGCCGCGGCGGACGACCGCGCCGCGCAGGGTCGCGACCACCGCGCCCGCGCGCGGCGCCGCGGCGATCTCCATCCGCAGCTCCCACTCCTTGCGGGGTTCCTCGACGACGTCGAGGCGCTCGATCATCCGGTCGGTCTGCCGGGCCTTCGACGCCTGCTTCTCGGTGGCCTCGGCGCGAAACTTGCGGGCGTTCTTGTCGTTGTCGGGTTGCTTCCGGCGCGCGTTCTTGACGCCCTTCTCCATCCACGCCCGCTGCATCCGGCCGCGCGCTTCGAGTGACGCTTTCGTGTCGGCGTACTCCTCGTAATCCTCGCGCGCGTGCCGCCGCGCGACCGCGCGCTCCTCGAGGTACGCCTCGTAGCCACCGCCGTAGCTGTTGACCTGCTGCTGCGCCAGATCCAGCTCGACGACGCGGTCGACGGTCCTGGCGAGGAACTCGCGGTCGTGGCTGACCAGCACGGTCGGCGCCCGCAGCCCGGAGACGAACCGCTCGAGCCGGGCCAGGCCGTCCAGGTCGAGGTCGTTGGTCGGCTCGTCGAGCAGGAAGACGTCGTAGCGGCTCAGCAACAGCGACGCGAGCCCCGCCCGCGCCGCCTGGCCGCCCGACAACGACGTCATCGGCTGGTCGAGGTCGACGGCGAGACCGAGGTCGGCAGCGACTTCGGCGGCGCGGTCGTCGAGGTCGGCGCCGCCGAGGGCGAGCCAGCGGTCGAGCGCCGCCGCGTACCGGTCGTCCGCGCCCGTTTCGCCCGCGGTGAGGGCTTCGGTCGCGGCGTCTAGATCGGCCTGCGCCGCCGACACGCCGGTGCGGCGCGCGAGGAATTCCCGGACCGACTCTCCTTCCCGCCGTTCCGGCTCCTGCGGCAGGTGCCCCACGGTCGCGGTCGGCGGGTTCAGCCGGATCTCGCCGCCGTCCGGTTTCGCGAGTCCGGCGAGGGTCCGCAGCAGCGTCGACTTGCCGGCGCCGTTGACGCCGACCAGGCCGACGACGTCGCCCGGGGCGACGACCAGATCCAGACCGGAGAAGAGGGTGCGGTCACCGTGGCCCGCGGCCAGGTCCTTCGCGACGAGTGTTGCGCTCATGAGACCGCCGAGTCTACGGGGCCGTGGTGAACTGTCAGATCATGGTCAAAGCCACCGACTGTGTGTGTCGGGTGGCGCTTTGATCACTGAGTGTGGGTACCCTGTTCGGTTGTCGCGTCTTCCGTGCAGTGAGGTTGGTGAACACAGATGGGCGAACCCGCTCCCCCGGTGACCCTCGGCCGCAGGCCGAAACCGAGGGAAGGCCGCCCCTCCGCGCCCCGGCCCACGGTGAGCCGGCGCCGCGAGGTGAGCCACGCCAGCGCCCGGTCGCTCCTGATGACCGTGCTCGGCGAGTACGCGCTCCCCCGCGACAAGCCCGTGTGGACGTCGATGCTCGTCGAGGTCCTCGGCATCCTCGACATCGAGGAGAAGTCGGCCCGGCAGGCACTGGCCC is a genomic window of Amycolatopsis lexingtonensis containing:
- a CDS encoding carbohydrate ABC transporter permease, with product MATRKPVLPRLGHFASFGAPGVLVYLCFVLAPILISFGYSLTNYNPFNPPVKFTGLDNYRLLFTDEQFLTALKVTTILTLIVVVVPNVLGLGVALLLDRKGWLYNALRSVFFTPVILSSVVVSIVWSRLLDDEGPLNSLLRALGVEHPPGWLSDPGLALYSVATIVCWQMLGFCVVVYLAGLQGVPAELLEAAEIDGAGPLRRFRAVTWPLLAPSLTINTVVLLISAFKTYDYVKVITNGGPGSGATATIAFDVLQTGFDANHVGYASAMAVLMLVIVAVVTTVVLNFLRRREVDL
- a CDS encoding GNAT family N-acetyltransferase, translating into MKLRPATADDGDFLADMLVAAVNWSPRWRPKSRRRVLAAPDTAHYIAGWPRETDLGVVAEADTERVGAAWLRFFPPGELGYGFVAADVPELTIGVAAAWRGRGVGRALLHAVEARAKEAGIARISLSVERENFAQRLYLAVGYEVTGAGSAQSDTMVKVL
- a CDS encoding carbohydrate ABC transporter permease, whose amino-acid sequence is MTRPAVAVVVSAVFFVPLYLVLANVFKRGDLIAKEPAAPPLPPTLANVHAVLTRPDGLFWVSLTNSVVVTLSSILVLTVLSAMLGHYLARSAKRWTKVLTLVLLAGLMIPPQVILIPITDVLRVTHLMATLPGLILFNVGYYVPFGVFVFSGFIRGVPVELEEAALLDGASRLQVFWRVVFPLLRPATASVLIFLGVWIWNDFIDPLIILGPSQGTTITTGIYRSIGQYQADLGSVFALMFLATLPVLIFYLALQKQFVKGLTGGATKG
- a CDS encoding ABC-F family ATP-binding cassette domain-containing protein: MSATLVAKDLAAGHGDRTLFSGLDLVVAPGDVVGLVGVNGAGKSTLLRTLAGLAKPDGGEIRLNPPTATVGHLPQEPERREGESVREFLARRTGVSAAQADLDAATEALTAGETGADDRYAAALDRWLALGGADLDDRAAEVAADLGLAVDLDQPMTSLSGGQAARAGLASLLLSRYDVFLLDEPTNDLDLDGLARLERFVSGLRAPTVLVSHDREFLARTVDRVVELDLAQQQVNSYGGGYEAYLEERAVARRHAREDYEEYADTKASLEARGRMQRAWMEKGVKNARRKQPDNDKNARKFRAEATEKQASKARQTDRMIERLDVVEEPRKEWELRMEIAAAPRAGAVVATLRGAVVRRGGFTLGPVDLQIDWADKVAITGANGAGKSTLLAALLGRVPLDEGNAALGAGVVVGEVDQARRLFLGDVPLADAFAREVPELADAEVRTLLAKFGLKAAHVLRSAATLSPGERTRAALALLQARGVNLLVLDEPTNHLDLPAIEQLESALDQYPGTLLLVTHDRRMLDAVHVTRRLEVEGGQVRER
- a CDS encoding extracellular solute-binding protein, whose protein sequence is MRTTLALGAAALLAVSACSVGSNTGSGTEITFLTFETPNLTPAYWDAAIKRVTDKNPGVKVKKLVAPTADGRTSYAKQLLQSGQFPDVLIAVDSAGFAEAGNLYAWTPEELKDFQFPEANPVNGKHYQLPANTQTIPPIYYNKKMFADAGIAAPPKTWDELVADAGKLKDKGFPPFTIGGGKDGFPSSMILSGLVSTEVYNAMPDWLTQRRHDQVKFTDPAFQHAFAKLADLAAKGYVDKTSVSRDYAATEQAFLDGKSAMYPMGNWFAANADSKKHDFEVGVFDFPTEDGKLVVPAYTGGGMIVNAKAANLDAAKKFALGFQLDKDQLDASVKADGLFPAIKGYTPPADVGPTFKAGYDLYTRAVRQNAVVSAFRWETADDGLLPGMKDKVDQAAQDVITGRKSVADACAFLDAEWAKAG